From the Macrobrachium nipponense isolate FS-2020 chromosome 17, ASM1510439v2, whole genome shotgun sequence genome, the window AGAGCCACTTAGGGTTCACAGAAATTCTGATTACAGGTCTCCTACATATGTACTCAAGAGTAAATATAAATTAGAAACCCATTACACAACAGCAAACGTACCTGCATATATGAGCAATGTTGGCACCAAATAATCCAGAAGATTTTCCAGTTGGCACTCTCCTCAATGTGGCTTCTGGAGGTAGGAACTTGAGGGACAAAACTAATACTAAATCTTGCAGGCTAACACGACGTTCACTTAATGTGTCATTCAGCCAAGTTCTTGAGAGCTGTAGGGTAAGCATAAATTTCTGTAACTCATCTTTGTTAGAAATTATGAAATCAATAACTTTTAATGCATATTACTACTAGAGAcaaaaaaacaattaagttaCAACAATTTAGGATCACTGAACTATATCTGTGAGAGTTACTTGGTTTTGTTACATAATCAAATGCCGCATAGATTATTTGGAAATCACTTAACCCTTACACTGACCAAAAGATGTAAATCATATCATACAGTTCCATACCATGACCAACAAACAATGTTTCATATAGTTAAACCAAAGTGACCATGAACATGTACGTTTTGACATTGCCACTTTTCCCTGATTTGATTTGTACACCTAAGTTGGGATGGCATGTAAGTGTGGTAGAAACATTACCAAATCTTCCTTATACCAGGTTAAAAAAGATAAACAGCTTGACACTATTGTTCTGCATTCCTAACACTGAAGATGTAAAATGAGCATTAGAACACCGAGATTTGGTGACGAGTAAAGGatgatttatagaaaaaaagctgCAGTACATGAAGATTTGAAATCATACACTAAGCTGTTTTGATAACAGGGTAGGATCAAGATGatttaatttttcatcatcaaaatgaattatgcaaaatcccaTTATCTAGCCCAGAGCCCCAGACTCACTGACGAAATAAATGATATActgccataaaaaaaatactgttattggCTCTTCAAAGACTGTAAATTAAGTTGGCTTTGTCCTGGAAAGCCCTtgggagggataagtaggattttatgaccagattaaaGAACCCAGAACTgagggatgcagattatctgatgTTGGATTATAAGTCAGGAAGAAGCCTTGCAACACAACTAATAAAACAGCCATGTTCCtggtcattttggtttgactacaGTCTCATATTGCATTGGTTTTTATAACATACACTGACTGTTGTTTGATGTCAATCTgtgatcatttttttatttcatagtatgaagaataatttcattggcaaacatttttatgctgcaataaacttgTCCTAATTGAAAGCATATGGAAATCCAAGACAGGAATTGCATAAATAAAGCAGAGTAATGGATATAACACTTGTGCAATGAAGAGAGCTTTCTATACCAAAGAACCATTAAGCTGAAGACTTGAAAACATGGTAGTCCAGTGTATAGTCCAGTGTCATAATATAATTCAAGACAGAGTACAATATATAAGCATAAAACTCATCACCAGTTTACTGTACAGTACTGTAATTAGAACATACATTAtgatacagtagtattacataaattataatactgaaataaaaaaaaacaaatgaaacaaagcAAGTTAATTTTGCTTGAAGATAAAATAACAAACCTCTAAATGGGCCTTCCCCCTTAGTTGCAGCCCCAATTTTGGATGCTCCTCATAACAGAGGATACGTAGAGTCTGAGAGCCTTCCAGTTCAATTATAAAATCTTGGTTCCAGTGAGGTTCTACACCTTCGGAGACTCTAGTCTTTGCTTTGCGGAAGAAATGGCCATACGAATCCActtcaaaacacacaaacatatctgTTAAACAAGAAGTTATTTGTGAATAAGGATTTAATTGGTGAGCATGGATTTTCCATAACCGTAGATCCTCTAGTTGCTGGACAGTACATATACCTCCAACTTCACATTACCATAAAGTTCAAATATAACTACCATGATAATTCTATTATCAAAATaactacatatatttcatatagtgCTTCCAACAACGTAATTAAAAGTTGTATGTACCTTATTACCCTTATATACAGAAAATACATATCAATAACATGAACTTCAGTGTTTAAGACACTCAAATTTCAATATCAATATTCCTGAGGAATTTAACTTGCATGACAATAAGATGAAATACTTTTTAATCAAGGAAAGGATATGTTTAGAAGGTGAAGTATGAGGCATAAATCCATTCCaagatacaaaatattttgtaaattatgactgAATGCTTATATTAACTATCAAAAGATATGCACAGgtattaatgttattttaataaaatttgacaaaataaaaatattatcggAAAGGCTAAAACTCAACACCTCTAATTGTTAAAACTAATTCAACCAAATTCACTGTTAACACTAAAATCTCATGAAAAAATACATACTTGCAGCACTAGTAAGTCCATGCAGACTAGAAACAACTATATGGAGATCCCCAAGCAACAATGAATCATCCCGTCCTGATTTGAGAAGGAAAGAGCCCATGTTGGTCTTGAGGAAAGATCGGCAAGCAGTAATCCAATTCTGCAATTCTTGTAAAGTGAGGGAACTGCCGCCAACACCAGGAGTGTTATCCTGCAAAATTTGAAAAGGATTCTGAATTAACACACAAACAGCTAACTCTTCTTCAATTTTAGCATAAAACTAAATGCACTAAAGACACATGTATAGTTCTCAGCAATAAAATCCTTTACAGTTAtagcaaatgaaataaaatggaaagaaatcAGTAATTTGCTAGTAATATAATCAACACAATGGGATTATTACTAGCTACTTCCAGTAACATTCCATCAGAGCATACAATGTAAAAGGGCTCAATATTAAAGATATtaaattttagttatgcaaaggggttacaaaaaaaaaaaaaaaaaccatatcagcaccataaggtgtACCTGTATTATAATTGAGAATAGAAATGTACAGTCTGTTCCTATATATCCCGGAAATACTATGCAATCATGACATAATTCAACTGTGATAAGAGACCAATACACTACTAGACATGCACAACTGAGTAAAATTTTCCTTTACCAGGATAAAATTATTTGATCAAAATTCCCATTATAATACGTATTGTCAAATGTTTACCTGAAAAAATTAACTTTCCCAACATAGCAATGTGtgaatcattctttttttataactGCTACACTGTGAGTCCAAAACTTTCAATGACCCTACATGTTAAACAACAGGTCGTTTCCAAAGAATTCAAAGATTAGAAGACTGACCagtcatattttcattaaaaaaaaaaaaaaaaaaaaaaaaaaaagacctactGACACAAGCATTTATACAGCAAAAAATGCTTAAAGGAATTGTGATTACCGCTTGACATTCCAGAAAAATGTACTATGGCTCATTAGAGAAATGGATTTGAAAAATTTCCCCTAACAATTATACAAAATTCCTCACTGTCCAGAGTGATCGCTACAGAATGCAATTTACTGCACATTTTTCCTATTATATTATGTTACGTAAGGTTTCATAAAATACAGTTGTACGTCACCATTCACTTttgtatggaaaatatttttcatcaagTTATGTGCATGGAACAACTAAAGAGAGGCAGTTTGAAAATGTGGCTGACAATCTGGAATTTATAAAAACATCCTGGTACCATACTATTGAAACTAGCAACAAACAACAGAGGTCTTATGCAATGGCAATTATTAAACTGCAGTCTGAAGAGGAACATCCCTATAGTACTGTAGTTTGATATTATGAggctggaaaaggaaaaaaaaaaaatccatgtacacttatatctctctctctctctctctctctctctctctctctctctctctctaatttatgGCAAGCCCTGAAGATGAACTACCTTTTTAGAGCTACTTTGATATCATTCTCTTTATCCATGTTTGAAAATTAAGTAACTCAAAAGTATAAGCTATAGAATTTCTCCTCATCTTTCATTTACAACACTGGTAATAATCATTCTGAGGATGAGATTCAACATACAATTCAACATGATGGTTGTCAATCTGTTTATCATTTGTCCAATACAAGACCCAATGAAAGACTAATAACTAATTTTTCTACTTTCTAGTATATTtccaagttaaaaaaaactattcagcCTGACATATATGAGGAgatcaaataacatcaaatatTTGTCAAATAAAAACAATGTGTGTTACAACTGATATGACAGCACTACCAAACTTGAATTGGAGAGCTTAGATAAACACTTTCTGTAGCTCATACTGTGCTATACAGTACTGAAGTTATAATGTTCAGATATTGGAGATCAGGTGTACGAGCCATACAAACCTAACTAAATTCTTTACGACAGCATTTAGACTTTAATTCAACAAATACCAGCAAATGGATTACATTATTTCAGTTACGATAGTCTTGATCatgaattaaattttaatattattccaTCACAACAAAAACTGTTTTCTGTTATGAAAATAACTTCACTGCAGTCTTAACACAGTTTATCAATAATGTGTCCTATCAGAGTTTTGAGGAAAAGCTTACAATGCAAAATGTTCTTGGTAGCTCATCATGATTAATTCTGTAAATGTTTAATGTAGATTTTGAGAAAATAACTGCTTTTCAATGTAACATCCATCAACTACACATTTCTTAATTGTAAAGTTTGAAAAACCCATGCAGAATTAAAAAAATCTGCAAACATGAATCACTGCTTCTATTTCtaaatgcaagaaaaatatatgtaaaatattcccATACTAAGATTAAATAAGGGAACATTCACTCAGGACTCaaagaaaatcaaaaggttaagagCAAATCAACTGCATTACATCACCAAATACAAAGAAAGGAATAATAATCTAAACTCCACAATCAGTAAACATACTGCAGAGTTTCTATCTCTTTTTCCCCAGAGTGGTTCTGGTCATGTGTTGGGGAGGAGGCTTTTTGGAATGAGGTCACTGTGCCAGGGCTAAAATACCAGACAAGGAAATGTTGTGGGGAAAATGCAAAAACTTCCCAAGGGTTATACAGATTACTTATCAAGAGTGGACACAACAAGGGTAATACCACAAAATATACTgtcttatttttgtttctatgGAACAAAAGTCCTTGAATGTCAAGAGGATAAAGGAATAGCACTTCACAATTCCAGAGAAACCCTGCATGCATGGAAAACAGCAAAGAATGTCTGTACTTTGTTAAAGACATTTCTCACGAAACAAGAAGAGAACAGTGAGCAAGAAGAGTAGCCCTTTTTTGTTCGAGGGGCCAGAGGGAGAACGGACTCAATCAATCCTGTTCCCTTTCCAATCAAATGGGGTCTTATTATATATGACCAGCCTGAACGAGGCCGACCCGTCATCTGGAATTGCAAGTCCACTTCAGTATTAAGTTAAAATTAACCTCAACAGAAACTATGTACATTATACAGTGATCCAGTCACTAACAttagaaaaaatcaataaattttagTGTCCATAATTTTCATGGTCAATCTGAGGAATCATGGAAATAATTTGAGCTTGCTTACCTGGAGCACTTTAATTGCTTCACCCCACTGATCTCTTTCATATTCTGAGGTGATCAGAAATGTGTGTATTGAGCCATTCCTTTTGGATATTCTGAACGGAAGATTTGGTGAAGCTAACACAAGCTGGGCTTCCAATTCTGCTAACTTCTTCCTGTTTTTCTCATTTCGCGCCTGATTCATCCGACTCACCTGGAAGCATCATTTCAGTATATGACAAAGTTATCAACTATATGTGGTTCACAGGAAACCTTGAGTAACAgcatgaaaaatattatacacaAAATTAGGAACTGCATGACAAACTATTAAACATAATATAAATCACATTAACTGTGGAGCTAGGACAATATGATTATTACCATGTAATATCAACTATCAAGTAACATTGCACACACAACTTACCCCTTTGTTATCTGCTATATTTTCCATTCTTCTCAATTGATCCCTTACTGTTGATGCCTGGGATTTAAGGGCTACAATATTTGGTGGGTTTGATTCCTTCAGTGTCTCGGGTCCACTGTCATTCAAAACAGCTATGTCATGCAAGCTGATGTACCACTTTACTTCAAAAGTAAATTTTTCCGACCTGCCAGTAGGCTGGAAAATACAAACAGTGTTACTTGTTACAGGACTAAAATGTTAAAACACAAACTGGTAGCCATATTGTACTCCTTTATCAAGGTAGTACAGGAAAGATTTTTAAAAGTTCTATAGTACCTAATTATTTTCTCTGAGAGTCATGTTTCATTATCAAATTCATTACCACAACCAATCTTGCGTACAGCAGTCTGATTATTCTATTTTACGATATTTCAATCACAAACTCAAACATTTTAACAAGCTATTACATATACCTAAAAGCTTTTGAATCTCAAGACAGTTAATGGAAATGAGTGAAATTTGTCAAAAACTGTTACTATTATGCACTAGCATTTATTATGTAGAAGATTCAGAAAAGTAAGAGGTAAATGATTATATCTtcttggtaaaatattacttcGTTTACGACACTTGTGCAAAGTATTTAGCCCAGAAATTTTTACTATGAGGAAAAAACAGAAGAGAAATGATCTACTTCTGATTTGACTGACGTTAAAAAACTTAACAATCCTACTTACTTTGTACTTTGCACATACTATAACATCATTAAATAGGAAAAGGTGTCTCAGCTTACGATGCCCCTCCACTAATTCCACTATGAAAGAATTTCGAACCAAATGCCGCTGTGGCCGATCCTGAGcctagaagtaacagaagaaaaatgtaaaaaatgatgcACAAAATAAAAACCTTAAATTACAGTGCATGTAAAAATTTAAGGGTCAAAGTATAAAAGATTGGTACAAACTGAAATACTACGAcctttatttaaatttcattatatcCTCTCATCTGGTAAAAGATTGATGAACATCCTGCAACTTACAGGGAACATGGCTTCTGTGTGTAGCATGGAAAGGTGAGTGAGGAAGTTCTGGGTTAGTCTTAAAGCCTCTCGTAACGTCTCGTGATCTGGGTGATGCTCTGGTGTGTACTTGAGCAAATCCTGAAACAGAGTCATTGATAAATTCCTCAAGAAAGCCTACTAAAAATCACTACTGTACTTAAAAAATTCTTTAAGAAAGCCTACCAAAAATTAATACAGTACTTTCAGAATCTCTTAAGAAAGCCTACCAAAAATTACTATTGTACTTTCTGAATTCTTTAAAAAAGCCTACCAGAGAGAAATTATTCTAGCAGTTCCTTAGTTATATTAATCACAGTAATAAATGGCATTGAAAGATGGTACTATAAAGTTATTGAATCAAATAGTACATGATAACATCACACTGAAATGTTGTCATGACCTTTAATTTTACAAGGATTATAATGAGATTATCAAGCTTCTTATAAAACTACCTCTACATGTTCAGATCAAATAAATCAAGcttcttataaataaatcttttgtAACTACTATGCagtttccctttaaaaaaaaaaacacttacatgAAGGACTAGAGCATTCTTCTGCACTCTGGCGACAGGCCTATGCAAGAGGTCCTCAAGTGACTGGGCCTGACCTTGGAGTGAACGCAACTTGATGGAGCGGGTGATGTCCGCAAACTGAGAACTCTGAGCACTACATCTACGAACAGTTTCTATTGCACGTGGGTAGTTTTGCAGAAAGGAGGCATACACATCCAATTTGCTTGCCTGTAGAAAAAGTATGAGGTCACCAAAATTGTATATCTAATATTCTACTGTAAAGCAAATATTAGGAATataacagaaaaacagagaaacaaattaagaaTCAATCAATGAAATGAACCATAAAGAATATTCTAACATATTCTTTTAATGCATAGTCATGGCAAGTAAAAACTGAACATTTTATTTAATGACACTTTAAGAACCTATAACCAAAACTGATGGGACAGCAAATTGATGTaactttatggaaaaaaaaaacaataattaattagGTTACACTAAAAATCCATCTCAGAAATGACAGTAGagcatttctgtaaaagaaatttctttgataTCCCATTTTGCATGACAAGGAATTATTTGTTAGAAATCAGAAGCTGAACATCAACAACCTAATTACAATACAAAAATCTCACAACATTAATttgtacacattctctctctctctctctctctctctcttctctctctctctctctctctctatatataatatataatactatatatatatatatatatatatatatataatgtatacacattttCCCAAAAACGTGTTAACTTTCCAGTTCCAAGTCCCATGCCCCATTCTACCCTGTGAACAACCCACCGATGGTCAATGACATACCTTCTTAACTGCCAGGGGTAAGAACCTGGTTTCGAAACTTAGAAGCGATAATTATAAAAAGTATCTAGACTATATTAGTAACAGGCCACTGGCAAGAGAATTCTGAGTTCTGACTCAGAGAAATACTTTGAAAGGCCTCTTCTCTCCTTACCAAGACTCTGAAGAGTTCCCCGATGGCGTTGGTGCCGTCCCACTGAGCGGTGCGTTCCTTGAGGCCGGAGAGGAAGGCACTGTGGGTCGAATGGAGTTCGCTGATACGGTAGAACACCGTCGAGAAATCGTCCGGAGAGATCACGGGCTGCGACGTCGTCAGGGTCGCCTTCAGGGCTTTCATGTACTGTACGTggcataaaaaatattaatgctgAAGAAAAGCAGATTTAATTTATAGCTCTTAAAATCAAAATGTGCAAATAGAAAAGGTACAGAGTTAAATTCATCTACAGATTAGACAATGTAAAAGAGTATAGCATACAACGTAATTGCTCAACCGTTATATAAAGAATACTAAATATACAATCCAAATGCCcacttttttactgtaatatatatatcaatgagaaAACAGGTGGCCCAAATTATGGCGTAGAAACTTAGGCTCAGATTCTAAAATATCTTACAGATCTTTGTGAAAACGCCCAACAGAAATTCAAGAAATCTCTTGCTCACAAGCTGTATAAAAATCTAAGAAGAGTCCA encodes:
- the LOC135196449 gene encoding breakpoint cluster region protein-like isoform X2, giving the protein MPSAPPTPPASSRRWASPNDLPEQQSPPPAPPKISPAAEAERLTMYRCILSSIVESETIYLECLDVVLQYMKALKATLTTSQPVISPDDFSTVFYRISELHSTHSAFLSGLKERTAQWDGTNAIGELFRVLASKLDVYASFLQNYPRAIETVRRCSAQSSQFADITRSIKLRSLQGQAQSLEDLLHRPVARVQKNALVLHDLLKYTPEHHPDHETLREALRLTQNFLTHLSMLHTEAMFPAQDRPQRHLVRNSFIVELVEGHRKLRHLFLFNDVIVCAKYKPTGRSEKFTFEVKWYISLHDIAVLNDSGPETLKESNPPNIVALKSQASTVRDQLRRMENIADNKGVSRMNQARNEKNRKKLAELEAQLVLASPNLPFRISKRNGSIHTFLITSEYERDQWGEAIKVLQDNTPGVGGSSLTLQELQNWITACRSFLKTNMGSFLLKSGRDDSLLLGDLHIVVSSLHGLTSAANMFVCFEVDSYGHFFRKAKTRVSEGVEPHWNQDFIIELEGSQTLRILCYEEHPKLGLQLRGKAHLELSRTWLNDTLSERRVSLQDLVLVLSLKFLPPEATLRRVPTGKSSGLFGANIAHICRREKRSVPFIVTRCVREVERRGMQEVGIYRVSGLASDITKLKKSFESNPYEAEQLIKEVDIHSVTGLLKLFLRELPEALYTDELYPRFFEAYSAADPEYRKTTLLKLFSSLPQLNQSIIAYLLEHLVKIHHTENMNKMSLHNLATVFGPTLIRPGAKTGNPSPAEQLAAGTVDVMAQAGILHFFLLRRAHGEPIQGVNQ
- the LOC135196449 gene encoding active breakpoint cluster region-related protein-like isoform X1, which encodes MYQDASDASVYGSGSILECMTVGSVPDIGTPSFTLSEDVSEALDHFDSLIFGDFDRDLVFEESTGRLSPSSCGQGGPLSFDYPGGESDGGALFQGDVAPWFENDRTCLHGNGVFVCPVCRFVRCPSVRESNELGEFVEKDLVNNACLYTEPQFLPHILRRVRSWRKLRHISRTTGFSEGVYGSSVESTSHMPSAPPTPPASSRRWASPNDLPEQQSPPPAPPKISPAAEAERLTMYRCILSSIVESETIYLECLDVVLQYMKALKATLTTSQPVISPDDFSTVFYRISELHSTHSAFLSGLKERTAQWDGTNAIGELFRVLASKLDVYASFLQNYPRAIETVRRCSAQSSQFADITRSIKLRSLQGQAQSLEDLLHRPVARVQKNALVLHDLLKYTPEHHPDHETLREALRLTQNFLTHLSMLHTEAMFPAQDRPQRHLVRNSFIVELVEGHRKLRHLFLFNDVIVCAKYKPTGRSEKFTFEVKWYISLHDIAVLNDSGPETLKESNPPNIVALKSQASTVRDQLRRMENIADNKGVSRMNQARNEKNRKKLAELEAQLVLASPNLPFRISKRNGSIHTFLITSEYERDQWGEAIKVLQDNTPGVGGSSLTLQELQNWITACRSFLKTNMGSFLLKSGRDDSLLLGDLHIVVSSLHGLTSAANMFVCFEVDSYGHFFRKAKTRVSEGVEPHWNQDFIIELEGSQTLRILCYEEHPKLGLQLRGKAHLELSRTWLNDTLSERRVSLQDLVLVLSLKFLPPEATLRRVPTGKSSGLFGANIAHICRREKRSVPFIVTRCVREVERRGMQEVGIYRVSGLASDITKLKKSFESNPYEAEQLIKEVDIHSVTGLLKLFLRELPEALYTDELYPRFFEAYSAADPEYRKTTLLKLFSSLPQLNQSIIAYLLEHLVKIHHTENMNKMSLHNLATVFGPTLIRPGAKTGNPSPAEQLAAGTVDVMAQAGILHFFLLRRAHGEPIQGVNQ